A section of the Babylonia areolata isolate BAREFJ2019XMU chromosome 1, ASM4173473v1, whole genome shotgun sequence genome encodes:
- the LOC143289733 gene encoding apolipoprotein D-like codes for MLRAAVMLCCLAVASGFLLDSVGNVIGSAVNVFLNGGAPRTVAELDDSKYLGRWYQMYASESVALTFERNAVCVTADYGVSPDGRITVLNSDRVETVTGPLDTIHGYATKGNTIGQLTVHLETVPVPAPYWVIKLGPATYGPNGQYQYSVVTDNIKATLFVLARDVQVFREKYEAEVLQFLRDEGFTNALNKPIATLHTPECVYNAVPSS; via the exons ATGTTGAGGGCTGCAGTGATGCTGTGCTGTCTGGCAGTGGCCAGTGGCTTTCTTTTGGACTCTGTTGGCAACGTCATCGGGTCCGCTGTCAACGTCTTTCTGAACGGTGGTGCTCCCAGAACGGTGGCTGAGCTGGATGACAGCAAGTACCTTGGCAGGTGGTACCAG ATGTACGCCAGCGAATCTGTGGCCTTGACATTTGAGAGAAACGCTGTCTGCGTGACAGCTGACT ACGGAGTGTCGCCTGATGGCCGCATCACTGTGCTCAACTCCGACAGAGTGGAAACGGTAACTGGACCCCTGGACACCATCCACGGCTACGCCACCAAGGGCAACACTATCGGACAGCTGACCGTTCACCTGGAAACTGTCCCTGTCCCCGCCCCCT ACTGGGTGATCAAACTGGGACCTGCCACCTATGGACCCAACGGCCAGTATCAGTATTCAGTGGTGACTGACAACATCAAGGCCACGCTCTTCGTCCTGGCACGAGATGTCCAGGTGTTCCGTGAGAAGTACGAGGCGGAGGTTCTCCAGTTCCTCAGGGATGAAGGGTTCACCAACGCCCTCAACAAGCCCATCGCCACCTTGCACACTCCTGAGTGTGTCTACAACGCTGTACCTTCTTCTTAA
- the LOC143288263 gene encoding phosphatidylinositol 3,4,5-trisphosphate 3-phosphatase and dual-specificity protein phosphatase PTEN-like yields MTTKIKELVSRNKRRLREDGFDLDLTYIKPNIIAMGFPSEKLEGVYRNNLEDVYKFLERKHKDHYKVYNLCSERQYHPEKFHQRVAVFPFEDHNPPRLELIRPFCEDLDEWLARDKDNIAAIHCKAGKGRTGVMICAYLLHSGDFKDADEALRHYGRSRTRDEKGVTIPSQRRYVLYYGDLLKYNVAYKPVGLLLKGIKFETIPMFNSNNSCTPFFEVHQLKVKVYSSPVYDSISKGESFYYMDVQNPVPLCGDIKIEFFNKTLMTKKEKMFHLWFNTFFVGETADPSSIPRNGAGCLRGPETTLVLTLPKMELDRANKDKTHKLFSPNFKVKVFFQPMEELEQNLERSKSADDVVGDKLRRQDDHCHQPRSRTSDHLFVSSQKPPQVPVTHSTTPNLTLLDHYHLLTPGIPHSSKRDGVVMDSVSLGESVEGISIGGFSDVEVRDEDDLSDTESDNEWDGCEITHV; encoded by the exons ACATAAAGCCCAACATCATTGCCATGGGCTTTCCGTCTGAAAAATTGGAAGGTGTCTACAGAAATAACCTGGAAGATGTGTACAA GTTCTTGGAGAGGAAGCACAAGGATCATTATAAAGTATACAATTT atgcTCAGAGCGGCAGTATCACCCAGAAAAGTTTCACCAGAGGGTGGCTGTCTTCCCTTTTGAAGACCACAACCCTCCTCGTCTGGAACTGATACGCCCTTTCTGTGAGGACTTGGATGAATGGCTTGCCAGAGACAAGGACAATATTGCTGCCATTCACTGCAAGGCTGGAAAG GGTCGCACTGGTGTAATGATTTGTGCCTACTTACTGCATAGTGGTGATTTCAAAGATGCAGATGAAGCATTGCGTCATTATGGGAGAAGCAGGACAAGGGATgaaaag GGAGTGACCATACCGAGTCAGAGGCGATATGTGCTGTACTATGGCGATCTCCTGAAGTATAACGTGGCATACAAACCTGTCGGCCTGTTGCTGAAGGGTATCAAGTTTGAAACCATCCCCATgttcaacagcaacaactcaTGCA CACCATTCTTTGAGGTTCACCAGCTGAAGGTGAAGGTGTACTCCTCTCCAGTGTACGACAGTATCAGCAAAGGGGAAAGCTTCTATTACATGGACGTGCAGAACCCTGTTCCTCTGTGTGGTGACATCAAGATTGAATTCTTCAACAAAACTCTCATGACAAAGAAG GAGAAGATGTTCCACCTGTGgttcaacactttttttgtggGTGAGACTGCTGACCCCAGTTCCATACCCAGGAACGGTGCCGGGTGCCTGAGGGGTCCGGAGACCACCCTGGTACTGACCCTCCCCAAGATGGAACTGGATAGAGCCAACAAGGACAAAACCCACAAACTGTTCAGCCCCAACTTCAAG GTGAAAGTGTTCTTCCAGCCCATGGAAGAACTGGAGCAGAACCTGGAACGCAGCAAGAGCGCAGATGATGTGGTTGGGGATAAGTTGCGACGGCAAGACGATCACTGTCATCAGCCTCGCTCTCGCACGTCGGATCACCTGTTCGTCAGTTCCCAGAAGCCCCCACAGGTTCCAGTCACCCACTCCACTACCCCGAACCTCACTCTGTTGGATCACTATCATTTATTGACTCCTGGCATTCCTCATTCGTCCAAGAGGGATGGGGTGGTCATGGACTCTGTTTCCCTGGGTGAAAGTGTGGAAGGAATCTCAATAGGGGGCTTCAGTGATGTTGAAGTCCGGGATGAGGATGACTTGtctgacacagagagtgacaatgAGTGGGATGGGTGTGAAATAACCCACGTGTAA